A genomic stretch from Larus michahellis chromosome 7, bLarMic1.1, whole genome shotgun sequence includes:
- the IFT20 gene encoding intraflagellar transport protein 20 homolog: protein MAQAALGAAGLHFDELNKLRVLEPEAAQQTAQLREECRAFLDKIVEFQKIVGSLIELVDQLAKAAESEKMKAIGARNLLKSIAKQREAQEQQLQALIAEKKMQLERYRIEYETLCKIEADQNEFIDQFIFQK, encoded by the exons atgGCGCAGGCGGCGCTGGGCGCGGCGGGCCTGCACTTCGACGAGCTGAACAAGCTGCGCGTCCTGGAGCCCGAGGCGGCGCAGCAGACGGCTCAGCTCCGCGAGGAGTGCAGGGCCTTCCTCGACA aaatagtAGAATTTCAAAAAATAGTGGGTAGCTTAATTGAACTTGTTGATCAACTGGCAAAAGCTGCTGAAAGTGAGAAGATGAAG GCCATTGGCGCACGGAATTTGCTGAAGTCTATAGCAAAGCAAAGAGAAGCTCAGGAACAGCAGCTTCAGGCTTTAATAGCCGAGAAAAAGATGCAGCTGGAAAG aTACCGAATAGAGTACGAGACCCTGTGTAAAATTGAAGCAGACCAGAACGAATTCATTGACCaattcatttttcagaaatag